One stretch of Balneola sp. MJW-20 DNA includes these proteins:
- the clpX gene encoding ATP-dependent Clp protease ATP-binding subunit ClpX, translated as MSKKEKNSDIVHCSFCGRSSLEVNSMVAGPGVYICDRCVEDASSIIKSDLASLARRREKSFQPVLKPVEIKSKLDEYVIGQEKAKKTLSVAVYNHYKRITADPSNELDDTKVEKSNIVLLGPTGSGKTLLARTLADIIDVPFTIADATVLTEAGYVGEDVESILSNLLQAADYDVERAKRGIVYIDEVDKVARKSDNPSITRDVSGEGVQQALLKILEGTTANIPPKGGRKHPEQSFIQLDTSNILFICGGAFAGLEEIISRRMSTSAMGFHSQEQVKFDKNDPEIFVNVEPEDLQRFGLIPELIGRLPVICGLHELSDDALLDILQTPKNAITKQYKKLFKMEEVELDFEEEALKAIVKKAKARKTGARGLRSIMEEAMLDIMYSLPSMENIARCIITRETIEKKAPPVYEKQKASA; from the coding sequence ATGAGCAAAAAAGAGAAAAACAGCGACATTGTACACTGTTCCTTTTGCGGCCGATCAAGCCTGGAAGTCAATTCCATGGTTGCCGGTCCGGGAGTCTATATCTGTGACCGCTGTGTAGAAGACGCGTCCAGTATCATTAAAAGTGATCTGGCATCTCTGGCTCGCAGAAGAGAAAAGAGTTTTCAGCCGGTCCTTAAACCGGTGGAGATCAAGTCCAAGCTGGACGAGTACGTTATAGGCCAGGAAAAGGCTAAAAAGACCTTATCGGTCGCGGTTTATAATCATTACAAGCGTATTACCGCTGACCCATCCAATGAACTGGATGATACAAAAGTGGAGAAGTCCAATATCGTACTTCTCGGACCAACCGGTAGTGGTAAGACTCTTCTGGCGCGAACGCTGGCAGATATCATCGACGTGCCTTTTACCATTGCAGATGCAACGGTTCTCACTGAAGCCGGCTATGTGGGTGAGGATGTAGAGAGTATCTTATCTAATCTGCTACAGGCGGCTGACTACGATGTGGAGAGGGCTAAAAGAGGGATCGTTTACATTGATGAGGTCGATAAAGTAGCCCGAAAGAGTGACAATCCGTCCATTACCCGCGATGTAAGCGGTGAAGGAGTTCAGCAGGCTCTGCTCAAGATTCTTGAAGGAACTACTGCGAATATCCCACCGAAAGGCGGACGTAAGCATCCCGAGCAAAGTTTTATTCAGCTGGATACCTCAAATATCCTTTTTATCTGCGGCGGGGCTTTTGCCGGACTTGAGGAGATCATCTCCCGAAGAATGTCTACCAGCGCAATGGGATTCCATTCTCAGGAACAGGTCAAGTTCGATAAAAATGATCCTGAGATCTTTGTGAATGTTGAACCGGAAGATCTGCAGAGATTTGGATTGATCCCGGAACTGATCGGTCGTTTACCGGTAATTTGCGGACTACATGAATTATCCGATGACGCACTTCTGGATATCCTTCAGACCCCAAAAAATGCCATTACCAAGCAGTATAAGAAGCTGTTTAAAATGGAAGAGGTTGAGCTGGATTTTGAAGAAGAAGCATTAAAAGCGATCGTTAAAAAGGCCAAAGCACGCAAGACAGGTGCCCGGGGTCTTCGATCTATTATGGAAGAAGCGATGCTGGATATTATGTATTCCCTTCCATCCATGGAAAATATTGCGCGCTGTATCATAACCCGGGAAACCATAGAGAAGAAGGCTCCCCCGGTTTATGAAAAGCAAAAAGCGTCTGCCTGA